The genomic window GCTTCAACTGCTTCCCACACAATTGTGTCATTGTCGGCTTCTTGTTTCAGCAATGTGGTCAAGGCGGCATGCTTTGGGTTGCTTCGCAAGAAAAAAACGATGGGGAGCGTTATAGTTCCTTCACGCAGGTCCCCGCCGACGGGTTTTCCCAGCTCCGCCTCGGTGCCTGCAATGTCGAGTATGTCGTCGACGATTTGAAAAGCAACACCCAGGTTCTCACCGTACGTGCGCAGAGCACGCTGTTCTTCCTCAGAAGCGCCTCCAACCAGGCCCCCGCCGTCGCAGCACAGCTCGAGCAGAGACGCCGTCTTGCCTTGCACTTTCCGGTAATATTCGTCTTCCAGCCGCTCAACGTACGCAACGTCCGAGAATTGTGTCGTTTCACTCGCCACCATGCGCATTACCGTACGTGCCAGAATGCGCACCAATGCCGGATCGCCCAACTGTGCCACGACGTGGGAGCACTTGGCAAAGAGGTAGTCGCCAGAGAGCACGGCAAGGTTGTTGGACCACATTGAATTGGCCGTAGGCAGGCCTCGTCGTACGTACGCGTGGTCGATAACATCATCGTGGATGAGCGTTGCCGCGTGCAGAATCTCAATGGCAGCGGCCACTTTCACCGCACGCGAGTCCACGGGTGAATGTACTGACGCGCACAGCAGCGTGAGCAGTGGTCGGAGCTTCTTACCGCCGGCCGCGAGGATGTGGCGCACCAGGCGCGAGAGCGCTGGGTTTGGCGTCTCTTCCCACACGGACGCGAGAAACTCCTCAACTTGAGCCAGCTCGTCCGCCACAGGCGCACTTATTCGACCAATTGAGGCCTGTTCCTCAATTGGTTGCGTCGTGGGTGGGGAGTTTGAAGAACGTCTGGGCATTCCTATCAGTTATTTCTTCCAGGTCCTCTGGCGCGATGCTGCGCCTCCGGGCAATGGACTCCAATGTGCAACGTACGTAAGCTGGCTCATTCCGCTTGCCCCGGTACGGCACGGGCGCAAGGTAGGGGCAATCGGTCTCGATCAATAGCCTATCCGATGGTACCATCTTTGCAACTTGATGCAACTTTGCCGCAGAGCGAAACGTCACCGGGCCCGCAAGGGATATCATGCACCCGAGATTAAGGAGTGCTGTCGCTTGCACGCTATCACCGGAGAAGCAATGCATCACCGCTTGCTGCATGGGCGAAGCTTGCGTGAGCATACGGTGCACGTCAGCGTAAGCATCCCGCATGTGAACCACTATGGGTAATTGGGACTGCGACGCGAGTGCGAGTTGTTTGGTAAAGGCATCCTGCTGGGCACGCCTGGAGGCGTTTTTGCGATAGTAATCAAGGCCGGTCTCACCGATAGCCACTACCCTCGGCGCCTGCGCAAGCGCTTCCAAGTCGCGCCAGGTAGCCGGAGTACAGGAATCGGCTTCGTGTGGGTGCACGCCAACCGTCGCCCAGCAATTTGGATAGCGCTCGGCAATGGCTACGGCCGCATGGCTCGAGGCAATGTCCACCCCGACGACGACAATGGCAGTAACATTGGCTGCGCTTGCACGGTCGACAACTGCGGATAGGTCCTCAGCAAAGCGCGGCGAGTTGATATGGGCGTGGGTATCCGTCATGGGCGAACCAGCAGCAGCCTGCTACGTGCTTTCCGAGAACTCGGGAACTTCTAGGCGGGGAAAGAGCGGCTTGCCGGTAGATATGCTTCGGTCTGAGGTTAAGCCCCCCCACCCAAGGCCGCGCTCCCAGGCACCGGCGTCAAGCGGAGGTTCGCCAAGGCGCTCCAGTATGGTATCCGCCGTCTGCGGGACATACGGACCGAGCAAAACGGCCAGGATGCGCACGGCTTCGGTCACGTTGTAAAGCACGGATCCAAGACGCTCCCGCTGGTCGGCGTCTTTGGCAAGTACCCAGGGCGCGTTTTCCTCAATGTATTGGTTCGCACGAGTAACAAGCGTCCAGACACTATCTAATGCCGCGTCGAGGTCCCATGACTCAAGCCCGCGCTCCGCACCTTCAACTGCTTGCTGCGCCACTTCCCTTAAGGATTCGTCGAGTGAGGTTGCGTCTCCGGGGGCCGGCAGCACCCCGTCAAAGTAACGCGAAACCATAGATGTGGTGCGTTGCACAAGGTTGCCAAGATCGTTCGCCAAGTCGGCGTTGTATCGGTTATAGAAACTCTCCCAAGAGAATACGCCGTCCTGGTCGAACGGGATTTCCCGCACCAGGTAGTAGCGCACCGCGTCGGCTCCAAACTCGTCCACCATCTCGAAGGGGTCTACGCCTGTGCCGCGGGACTTGCTCATCTTCAGGCCTCGGAACATGATCCAGCCGTGCGCCCAAACCGTCTTCGGCAATTGCACCCCGGCAGACATCAGCATCGCCGGCCAGTAGACGCAGTGAAAGCGAATGATGTCTTTGCCGATCACGTGCACATCCGCCGGCCAGTAGCGGGCAAACAATTCGTCATCTTGCCCATAGCCAACGCCGGTGATGTAGTTAGTGAGCGCATCGAACCAAACGTAGATGACCTGCTCTTCGTCAAAGGGTACGGGAATTCCCCACGTCTTGTTGGCACGGGAAATGCTGAAGTCCCGCAGTTCGCCGCGCACCATATTCACGACTTCATTGCGCCGAAAGTCTGGCAAAACCGACTCCGGATGCTCGTCATAGAATGCCAGCAACCGGTCCTGGTACTTGGAGAGGGCAAAGAAGTAGTTGTCTTCTTCCGTCCACTCCGGCTCGGCATCGTGCACAGGGCACTTGCCGTCTACCAAGTCGTCATCGGCGTAGAAGGCCTCGCAAGGGAGGCAGTACCACCCGGCATAGGTCCCTTTGTAGATGTCGCCGGCGTCGTAGCACTTCTGCAATAAGAGTCGTGCCGCGTGCTTGTGGTGCTCTTCAGTCGTGCGGATGAAGCCGTCATAGGAGATGTTTAGCTTGTCCCAAAGATCGCGGAAGAACTCCGCCATTTCGTCGCAATAGTCCTGCGGATCCTTGCCCTGGCTTCTGGCCTGGCGCTCCACATTGAGGCTGTTCTCATCGAGACCCGTGAGAAAGAACGTATCGTAGCCCTTCAAGCGGCGATAGCGCGCCTGTACGTCACAGCCGATAGTACAAAATGCCGTGCCAATATGGGGCTTGGCATTGGGGTAGTAAATGGGGGTTGTTAGATAGTAGGTTGCCATGGGTAAGTTGAACTTGGTCAATGGAATATCGGGAAGATCTGATCCTGTGGTTTCCGTTCCACCATCATACCATGCAGTTTGGCAAGCCCCAACTTTACTGCCTATCCATCACGAAAGTCTTGACCCGCAAATTGCGGCACGCGATCACGGTTGCTAATGACCATAGAATAGAGGCAGTTGGCCATATAAGATGGATAACCAATACTCTCGCGGTCAAGTGATCGCTGGACCAGATGTCCGGCCAATTAGTAGCTGGAAACGGATGTCTTTTCATTTGCCATAGTAACTATCCCTACAATAGCGGGGCCTCTGTAGTTTACTGTTTACGTAAAGCGTTATAATGATTCAAGGGTTTAGGGATCGAAGAACGCTGCATTTCTTCGAAGGGAGGAATGTTCGCGCTTTTCAGGGATTTGCCGAACAAGCGACCCGCAGGCTTACCGTGTTGGATAGCGCAGTTTCTTTGCGCGACCTAGCCGTTCTTCCTAGCAACAGGCTGGAACTGCTCTCCGGTGACCGGGCGGGTCAGTACAGTATTAGGATTAGTCGCCAATGGCGAATTTGCTTTCGCTGGGGGGATAATGGACCGTTTGATGTAGAGATTGTGGACTACCACCGCTGAGGAGTCCTAATGAGTACAAGCAATGGAATGAGACCAGTTCACCCGGGCGAAGTGTTGGGTGAAGAACTCCAGGAGCTCGGCCTGTCGGCCAACGCTTTGGCGAATGCACTCGGAGTTCCTACTAACCGAATTACGGCAATTTTGAATGGTCAAAGAGGGATGTCTGCCGATACGGCGCTACGCTTGTCCCGCTATTTCGGCACCACGCCGCAGTTCTGGTTGAATCTGCAGCAAGCCTTTGAATTGCGTGTAGCCGAGATTGAATCAGGCGAGGATATATCAGCAAGCGTACAGCCTCGCGACCATGAGAGAATCGCCGGTGCCGCGACGACCGTGAGGTAAACATGAGCCAGAGCAAGCAATACGGGCTCAGCATGGCGTGCTCACTCCGGGAGCGGGGCGTCCGGTGAACGCACAATAGAAACTACGTCCTATGTTAAACTGCCAGAAGAACATCGCTTCAGACCTCAAATCTTCGCACTAAAGCGACAATTTTATTGAATTCGAGGAGGTACGCATTGTGTCAATTGTTCGGACCCTGGTTGATGCCAAAGTGCCGATGCGGGATGGCGTGGCTTTGTCCGCAGATGTTTTCCTGCCTGCACGTACAGGGCCTGCGCCCACCGTTCTCGTACGCACACCGTACGGCAACAACACCGACCTCTTGATCGAAAAGGGTCGGTACCTCGCGGCCAGGGGCTACGCCGCCGTCATTCAGGACGTGCGCGGCAGGTGGGACTCTGACGGCGCCTACTATCCAGTGGTGAATGAAGCCGATGACGGACACGACACGGTGGAGTGGATTGCGGAGCAGCCGTGGAGCACCGGCAAGATCGGTATGGCAGGTGGGTCTTACTTGGGCATTACGCAGTGGACGGCCGCGTGGCGTGGCAGCCCGCATCTGACCAGTATCGT from Chloroflexota bacterium includes these protein-coding regions:
- a CDS encoding TatD family hydrolase, with the translated sequence MTDTHAHINSPRFAEDLSAVVDRASAANVTAIVVVGVDIASSHAAVAIAERYPNCWATVGVHPHEADSCTPATWRDLEALAQAPRVVAIGETGLDYYRKNASRRAQQDAFTKQLALASQSQLPIVVHMRDAYADVHRMLTQASPMQQAVMHCFSGDSVQATALLNLGCMISLAGPVTFRSAAKLHQVAKMVPSDRLLIETDCPYLAPVPYRGKRNEPAYVRCTLESIARRRSIAPEDLEEITDRNAQTFFKLPTHDATN
- the metG gene encoding methionine--tRNA ligase, with amino-acid sequence MATYYLTTPIYYPNAKPHIGTAFCTIGCDVQARYRRLKGYDTFFLTGLDENSLNVERQARSQGKDPQDYCDEMAEFFRDLWDKLNISYDGFIRTTEEHHKHAARLLLQKCYDAGDIYKGTYAGWYCLPCEAFYADDDLVDGKCPVHDAEPEWTEEDNYFFALSKYQDRLLAFYDEHPESVLPDFRRNEVVNMVRGELRDFSISRANKTWGIPVPFDEEQVIYVWFDALTNYITGVGYGQDDELFARYWPADVHVIGKDIIRFHCVYWPAMLMSAGVQLPKTVWAHGWIMFRGLKMSKSRGTGVDPFEMVDEFGADAVRYYLVREIPFDQDGVFSWESFYNRYNADLANDLGNLVQRTTSMVSRYFDGVLPAPGDATSLDESLREVAQQAVEGAERGLESWDLDAALDSVWTLVTRANQYIEENAPWVLAKDADQRERLGSVLYNVTEAVRILAVLLGPYVPQTADTILERLGEPPLDAGAWERGLGWGGLTSDRSISTGKPLFPRLEVPEFSEST
- a CDS encoding polyprenyl synthetase family protein, which gives rise to MADELAQVEEFLASVWEETPNPALSRLVRHILAAGGKKLRPLLTLLCASVHSPVDSRAVKVAAAIEILHAATLIHDDVIDHAYVRRGLPTANSMWSNNLAVLSGDYLFAKCSHVVAQLGDPALVRILARTVMRMVASETTQFSDVAYVERLEDEYYRKVQGKTASLLELCCDGGGLVGGASEEEQRALRTYGENLGVAFQIVDDILDIAGTEAELGKPVGGDLREGTITLPIVFFLRSNPKHAALTTLLKQEADNDTIVWEAVEAIRTSGAIDLAYSKARQFGQQARSALIDLPSGVSRDSLDMLIDYVVERRQ
- a CDS encoding type II toxin-antitoxin system RelE/ParE family toxin; the protein is MIQGFRDRRTLHFFEGRNVRAFQGFAEQATRRLTVLDSAVSLRDLAVLPSNRLELLSGDRAGQYSIRISRQWRICFRWGDNGPFDVEIVDYHR
- a CDS encoding HigA family addiction module antitoxin, translated to MSTSNGMRPVHPGEVLGEELQELGLSANALANALGVPTNRITAILNGQRGMSADTALRLSRYFGTTPQFWLNLQQAFELRVAEIESGEDISASVQPRDHERIAGAATTVR